A single window of Pontibacillus chungwhensis DNA harbors:
- a CDS encoding organic hydroperoxide resistance protein, protein MEKALYTAQATAQGGRKGKVTSSDGTIDFELSMPKSLGGQEKEGTTNPEQLFAAGYSACFDSALQLVASKAKKSIESAITANVSIGKEGDGFGLAVELDVEIKGVSKEEAEDLTHQAHQVCPYSRATRDNIEVTLNTIAK, encoded by the coding sequence ATGGAAAAAGCTCTATACACAGCACAGGCAACAGCACAAGGTGGACGTAAAGGAAAGGTAACCTCTAGTGATGGAACGATCGATTTCGAACTATCCATGCCTAAATCACTTGGCGGACAAGAAAAAGAAGGAACAACGAATCCGGAACAGCTATTTGCAGCTGGATATTCTGCTTGCTTTGATAGTGCTCTTCAACTGGTCGCTTCTAAAGCCAAAAAATCTATTGAATCTGCAATTACAGCGAATGTGAGCATTGGCAAAGAAGGAGATGGCTTCGGTTTAGCAGTTGAATTAGATGTTGAGATCAAAGGGGTTTCAAAAGAAGAAGCCGAAGACCTAACACATCAGGCTCACCAGGTGTGCCCTTACTCCCGTGCCACGCGTGACAACATTGAAGTTACGTTAAACACGATAGCTAAATAG
- a CDS encoding MBL fold metallo-hydrolase has product MTIVKVLGTAQDGGVPQTGCCCTNCQQAKLSSERRRSATCLGIIDEKTKEWVLVDATPDIKLQMEKMETALHPTPQSIWLTHAHIGHYPGLIFLGKEAMNTSQLPVYAGAGMGEFLRHHLPWSTLIEGKNIYIEELQHGKTYSKESYSILPLLVPHRNEYSETFGFVIKGNERSLLYIPDIDRWDDWDEDLLSVAKEVDYCLLDATFYSEDEVRGLGRDPKSIPHPFIKETMDRLQPLVDQGKLMVYFTHLNHSNPALDSKSEARKTVNQRGFKIAEEGMRIEL; this is encoded by the coding sequence ATGACAATTGTAAAAGTACTTGGTACAGCTCAGGATGGGGGAGTACCTCAGACTGGGTGTTGCTGTACGAACTGCCAACAAGCAAAATTATCCTCTGAACGGCGTCGTTCTGCCACTTGCCTGGGGATTATTGATGAGAAGACAAAGGAATGGGTCCTCGTGGATGCCACTCCAGATATTAAATTACAGATGGAGAAAATGGAGACAGCTTTACATCCTACCCCTCAGTCTATTTGGCTTACTCATGCACACATTGGACATTATCCTGGCTTAATTTTTCTAGGGAAAGAAGCGATGAATACAAGCCAATTGCCCGTGTACGCGGGTGCCGGGATGGGTGAGTTTCTCCGCCATCACCTCCCTTGGAGCACACTGATAGAGGGGAAAAACATTTATATTGAAGAGCTTCAGCATGGAAAGACCTATTCCAAGGAGAGCTACTCCATACTTCCTTTACTCGTACCTCATCGAAATGAATACTCTGAGACATTTGGATTCGTTATTAAAGGGAATGAGCGCTCTCTTCTATACATTCCTGATATTGACCGGTGGGACGATTGGGATGAAGACCTTCTCTCTGTGGCAAAAGAGGTGGATTATTGCTTACTCGATGCAACCTTTTATTCAGAGGATGAGGTGAGAGGACTCGGACGTGATCCGAAGTCCATCCCACACCCTTTTATTAAGGAGACCATGGACCGCCTTCAGCCGTTAGTTGACCAGGGGAAGCTGATGGTTTACTTTACACATTTAAACCACAGTAATCCTGCGCTTGATTCCAAGTCGGAAGCCAGAAAGACAGTCAATCAAAGAGGGTTTAAGATTGCGGAGGAAGGAATGAGGATTGAATTATAA
- a CDS encoding MFS transporter, whose amino-acid sequence MSKLSSKAIIGLLSLAISAFAIGTTEFVIVGLLQTVATDLDISVTKAGTLISVYAAAIAIGTPIVTTMTGKLPKKGLLLTFMTIFIIGNVLSGLSETYELLMISRIITAVSHGVFFAIAATVAAELVPKDKQASAISIMFTGLTVATIIGVPFGTFVGQAVGWRATFYSVAVLGFIGLIANMWAVDRIKRPAESPTLIDVGRLVSNPRILLALLMTAFGFGGTFALFTYLSPILEDVSGFSEGAISWMLLLYGIAVAIGNIIGGKVSNNHPVKVLRFVFFIQVFVLLLQVLLLPHKALSYLSVFILGLFAFMLTPGVQSYILMLAEKLVPKAKDVASAMNISAFNIGIAGGSAIGGFVVETMDYLDTAWIGGIMVSIALLLSVINYRLDRKQNLF is encoded by the coding sequence GTGAGTAAATTGTCATCAAAAGCTATCATCGGACTTTTGTCATTAGCGATTAGTGCGTTTGCCATCGGCACGACGGAGTTCGTTATTGTCGGACTCCTTCAAACCGTAGCGACAGACCTGGATATTTCCGTAACAAAAGCAGGAACATTAATATCAGTTTACGCAGCAGCCATTGCCATTGGAACTCCCATAGTTACGACGATGACCGGGAAGTTACCGAAAAAAGGCCTGCTTCTTACCTTTATGACTATTTTCATTATCGGAAATGTCCTTTCAGGCCTTTCCGAAACGTATGAATTACTAATGATTTCAAGAATAATTACAGCTGTATCTCATGGAGTATTCTTCGCCATTGCTGCAACCGTGGCTGCTGAACTGGTTCCAAAGGACAAGCAAGCCTCAGCTATATCCATTATGTTCACTGGATTGACGGTTGCTACCATTATTGGTGTACCATTTGGAACATTTGTGGGGCAAGCGGTTGGTTGGAGAGCCACATTCTACTCTGTTGCCGTTCTTGGCTTCATTGGACTCATAGCTAATATGTGGGCAGTGGATCGTATAAAACGACCAGCTGAATCTCCAACTCTTATTGATGTAGGAAGACTGGTATCTAATCCAAGAATACTACTCGCTCTATTGATGACTGCATTCGGATTCGGAGGAACATTCGCACTATTTACGTACCTTTCTCCGATTCTTGAGGATGTCAGTGGATTCTCAGAAGGAGCTATATCATGGATGCTTCTCTTATATGGCATAGCAGTGGCAATTGGAAATATTATCGGCGGTAAAGTGAGTAACAATCATCCCGTTAAGGTGTTACGATTTGTCTTCTTTATCCAAGTCTTCGTCCTGCTCTTGCAAGTGCTATTGTTACCACATAAGGCCCTTAGCTACCTTTCTGTCTTCATACTAGGTTTATTTGCTTTTATGTTGACCCCAGGCGTGCAGTCCTACATTCTCATGCTCGCAGAGAAGCTTGTGCCAAAAGCTAAGGATGTCGCTTCTGCGATGAACATCTCTGCTTTCAATATTGGGATTGCCGGTGGTTCTGCGATCGGGGGCTTTGTAGTGGAGACGATGGATTACCTTGATACAGCTTGGATAGGTGGCATTATGGTATCCATTGCACTTCTACTGTCTGTTATTAATTATCGATTAGATAGAAAGCAAAACTTATTTTAA
- a CDS encoding IclR family transcriptional regulator, with product MSQYEVSTLKKGLIILDLLMESGGMTMNEVMHQINLNKTTAFRMLYTLEHMGYIEKHGQVYRVSSKLTEFKQDHNPLVDWVSVSPLYELSQELGETVYIGILDGTDVITTQVVDGTHAMRIHSQVGDRDPAHGSALGKAIVAFFEEPKQRKYLQKLQWKKQTENTFDDEQLFLYHLKAIRNQGYAVDDEETEIGLRCIAAPIYRNGEVVASVALSGPASRIPKQLDTQISKKIRACSAQISKLL from the coding sequence ATGAGTCAATATGAAGTTTCAACGTTGAAAAAAGGATTGATCATTCTCGATCTGCTTATGGAGAGTGGAGGAATGACCATGAACGAAGTGATGCATCAAATTAATTTGAACAAAACCACGGCTTTTCGCATGCTCTATACGCTTGAACATATGGGTTATATCGAAAAGCATGGTCAAGTTTATCGGGTTTCCTCTAAGCTAACGGAATTTAAACAAGACCATAACCCTTTAGTAGATTGGGTGTCGGTTTCCCCTCTATATGAACTAAGTCAAGAGCTTGGAGAAACCGTATATATTGGAATTCTCGACGGGACAGATGTGATTACGACCCAAGTAGTGGATGGTACTCATGCGATGCGTATCCATTCACAAGTAGGGGACCGTGATCCTGCTCACGGAAGTGCCCTTGGAAAAGCGATCGTTGCTTTCTTTGAGGAACCGAAACAAAGGAAGTACTTGCAAAAGCTTCAGTGGAAGAAGCAGACAGAGAATACGTTCGACGATGAACAATTATTTCTCTATCACCTAAAAGCTATTCGAAATCAGGGCTATGCAGTGGATGATGAAGAAACGGAGATCGGACTCCGTTGCATCGCAGCTCCTATATACCGAAACGGCGAAGTGGTGGCTTCTGTTGCATTATCTGGTCCGGCTAGCAGGATTCCAAAGCAACTCGACACTCAGATTAGTAAGAAAATCAGAGCATGCAGCGCCCAAATTTCAAAACTTTTATAA
- the nhaC gene encoding Na+/H+ antiporter NhaC translates to MRREPRIWQALLPLIALIGAAACSIFFWKVGMYIPFVIGIVTSALVGKRLGYSWNELQQFLTSGVSKALPAIFILLIIGTIVGTWILSGTIPTLIYYGLELIQPNFFLPTVVITSGIVAITLGSSFTSIATIGLAFMAIGTSLGFTPAHIAGAIISGAFFGDKLSPLSDTTNIAPAMVDVNLFDHVKHMMWDTIPAFILTVIAFWILGLNTTAGEFNTTQIETILNGLDNVFVIHPLLLLLPVVTIVLMIRRIPAIPALVMVSALGGLVAMIVQGNTVSEVMQSMTSGFASETGNETLDSLLSKGGIDSMLSTVALVVFATSLGGIMEGIHVFDVLIHRLIEKVQSTGSLISTTLLSTFFVSFVSGAMYLAIILPSKAFLGVYRERGISATNLSRNVEAAGTVGVTLIPWGVPAVFASGLMDISPYSFIPFIFFAYFVLLINVIYGYTGFTITKEEPDVPAEHEELAYPKTV, encoded by the coding sequence ATGAGACGAGAACCCCGCATATGGCAAGCGCTACTACCACTGATTGCTCTAATAGGAGCAGCTGCTTGTTCGATATTCTTCTGGAAGGTAGGGATGTACATACCCTTTGTCATCGGTATCGTGACTTCCGCCCTTGTAGGGAAACGTCTTGGATATAGCTGGAATGAACTGCAGCAGTTCTTAACAAGCGGCGTTTCAAAAGCATTACCCGCTATTTTTATATTACTTATTATAGGGACCATTGTGGGTACATGGATTCTTAGTGGGACCATTCCAACGTTAATTTACTATGGTCTTGAACTGATCCAACCTAACTTTTTCTTACCAACGGTTGTTATTACATCTGGAATTGTGGCAATTACACTTGGCAGTTCCTTTACCTCTATTGCCACCATCGGCTTGGCTTTTATGGCGATTGGAACAAGCTTAGGGTTTACACCTGCTCATATTGCAGGCGCTATTATTTCAGGAGCTTTCTTTGGAGACAAGCTTTCTCCGCTTTCTGATACAACGAATATCGCCCCGGCTATGGTCGATGTTAATTTGTTTGACCATGTTAAGCACATGATGTGGGATACGATTCCTGCTTTTATTCTGACAGTCATTGCTTTTTGGATCCTGGGATTAAACACGACTGCCGGAGAGTTTAATACAACTCAAATTGAGACCATTCTAAATGGACTGGACAACGTATTTGTCATCCATCCATTGCTTTTACTCCTACCCGTTGTCACGATTGTCTTAATGATCCGTCGAATACCAGCCATCCCTGCACTCGTTATGGTAAGTGCACTGGGTGGACTTGTTGCGATGATCGTACAAGGCAACACGGTTTCAGAGGTTATGCAATCCATGACGAGTGGGTTTGCATCTGAAACTGGTAATGAAACGCTTGATAGCCTTCTTTCTAAGGGAGGAATCGATTCGATGCTTTCTACAGTAGCCCTTGTTGTCTTTGCCACATCGCTTGGTGGGATTATGGAGGGAATTCACGTGTTCGATGTTTTAATTCATCGATTGATCGAGAAGGTTCAGAGTACAGGTTCTTTAATTTCAACCACTCTACTATCCACTTTCTTTGTAAGTTTCGTTAGTGGAGCGATGTATTTAGCGATCATTCTTCCATCGAAAGCATTTCTTGGTGTATACCGGGAAAGAGGGATCTCAGCAACCAATTTATCTCGTAACGTAGAAGCTGCAGGGACTGTAGGGGTAACCCTTATCCCGTGGGGTGTACCAGCTGTATTTGCAAGTGGTTTAATGGATATCAGTCCTTATTCGTTTATTCCATTCATTTTCTTTGCCTACTTTGTTCTGCTGATTAACGTCATTTATGGCTACACAGGTTTTACAATTACAAAAGAAGAACCTGATGTGCCTGCTGAACACGAAGAGTTGGCCTATCCTAAAACGGTATAA
- a CDS encoding heme-binding protein, with the protein MNTEQLQQLENELVFEQFTNEEALKLGMELVNYAKENGKSVAVHIEKNRLPLFTHLMDGTSEENVKWLYRKKNVVDHYNHSTQFIAARFEEMGTTHNESSLLPIEEYQAVGGSLPINIKGVGTIGSVTVAGLTPQMDHDYCVAGVKRFLEKDV; encoded by the coding sequence ATGAATACAGAACAACTACAACAACTAGAGAACGAGCTTGTTTTTGAACAATTTACTAATGAAGAGGCTTTAAAGCTAGGTATGGAACTGGTGAATTATGCAAAAGAAAATGGCAAATCTGTGGCCGTACACATTGAGAAGAATCGTCTGCCGCTATTCACTCATCTGATGGATGGAACATCGGAAGAGAATGTGAAATGGTTGTATCGGAAGAAGAATGTTGTGGATCACTATAACCACAGCACTCAATTTATTGCCGCTCGTTTTGAAGAAATGGGCACCACACACAACGAAAGCTCCCTGCTCCCTATAGAGGAATACCAGGCTGTCGGTGGTTCTTTACCAATAAACATTAAAGGTGTGGGCACGATCGGCTCTGTTACCGTAGCAGGACTAACGCCACAAATGGATCATGATTACTGCGTTGCAGGTGTGAAGCGTTTCTTGGAGAAAGATGTCTAG
- a CDS encoding VOC family protein, translating into MGRIVHFEIHVDDMDRAKRFYGEVFGWTFEDWTEYAGMPYLGAVTGSEDTPGINGALMKRQGPSPEANQPLSGYACTMGVEDYDASEAKILEFGGEVAMPKYALPGMAWQGYYKDTEGNIFGIHQPDDQAK; encoded by the coding sequence ATGGGGAGAATCGTACATTTCGAAATACACGTTGACGACATGGACCGCGCAAAACGTTTTTATGGTGAAGTGTTTGGGTGGACATTTGAAGACTGGACAGAGTATGCGGGGATGCCTTATTTAGGAGCCGTGACAGGCAGTGAAGATACGCCTGGAATTAATGGGGCCTTAATGAAACGCCAAGGGCCTTCACCTGAGGCTAACCAGCCTTTAAGTGGGTATGCTTGCACCATGGGAGTGGAAGATTATGATGCAAGTGAGGCAAAAATTCTCGAATTTGGCGGTGAAGTAGCTATGCCCAAGTACGCTCTTCCTGGTATGGCTTGGCAAGGGTATTACAAAGATACAGAAGGTAATATCTTCGGCATTCATCAGCCTGATGATCAGGCGAAGTAG
- a CDS encoding type IA DNA topoisomerase: MTRVVILAEKPSQAKAYADAFQIKEKTKTYIELKPDSTFPEGATITWGIGHLVELKEPHDYKPEWKKWKLDQLPIVPDQFYEKVASGKWEQFKAVKQLFQKADVIINGADVDREGSNIFYSILRLTGVKGKPVKRLWINSLEKDEVRKGFNQLQTNEKDLLLFDEAKARQISDWMVGINASRLFTVLLQKKGFSGYLSIGRVQSPTVYLIYQRQKEIENFVSEPFYQIEGLFKAEKGSYKGLAKIKEKDKAKVQALMDQHELKEKEDIQGTVQSVDKKTKHQKSPKLHSLSTLQSVANKRWKYSPSQVLKTMQKLYEKRLVTYPRTDCNYITDSEFSYLVKNLGRYQEAMNVSFTPGSTRPSKRYVDSSKVQEHYAIIPTKTVPTQNKINGLSREEKNIYSEIMLNTLAMFHEDYVYEETTIMTDVKGLAFKSTGRTEVKRGWKELFPQPTKSKQEKDALLPEVKNGEEVGARVHIKESMTQPPKPYTEGQLINMMKTCGKLIDNEEDVEILKEVEGLGTEATRSGIIETIKAQKYIEVKKNVVYVTEKGITLCEAIEGTLLSSPAMTAKWESYLKKIGNGQGSKQTFIKQTNQFIYKLIEETPASIEKVQVRDTGESNKKKYNTPIAKCPACPTGSIVDRYKFYGCSAYKEGCKVSFPKKLAGKTLTQNMIKTLCEKKQTKVLKGFKGKKPFSTALKLDQEYKIKFDFEKKA, from the coding sequence ATGACGCGAGTGGTCATCTTAGCCGAGAAGCCGTCACAAGCGAAAGCCTACGCTGACGCATTTCAAATTAAAGAAAAAACCAAAACATACATTGAACTAAAACCAGATAGCACCTTCCCGGAAGGAGCTACGATTACATGGGGCATTGGTCACCTGGTTGAATTAAAAGAACCCCATGATTACAAACCAGAATGGAAGAAATGGAAGCTTGATCAGCTACCGATCGTGCCAGACCAATTTTACGAGAAAGTTGCAAGCGGCAAATGGGAGCAATTTAAGGCTGTTAAGCAACTGTTCCAGAAAGCGGACGTCATTATAAATGGAGCTGACGTCGACCGTGAAGGCTCTAATATCTTTTATAGCATCCTGCGCCTGACTGGCGTGAAGGGGAAACCCGTTAAGCGGCTATGGATTAATTCTCTAGAGAAAGATGAGGTCCGAAAAGGCTTTAACCAGCTTCAAACGAATGAGAAGGATTTGCTCCTCTTTGATGAAGCAAAAGCTCGTCAGATTAGCGACTGGATGGTTGGAATCAATGCCAGCCGATTGTTTACAGTTCTGCTTCAAAAGAAAGGATTTTCAGGCTATCTATCGATTGGACGAGTTCAGTCTCCAACCGTGTATTTAATCTATCAAAGGCAAAAAGAGATTGAGAACTTTGTTTCTGAACCTTTCTATCAAATTGAAGGGCTTTTTAAAGCTGAAAAAGGGAGCTATAAAGGCTTAGCCAAGATTAAAGAGAAAGACAAAGCGAAAGTTCAGGCTCTTATGGACCAGCACGAATTGAAAGAGAAGGAAGACATTCAAGGGACCGTTCAAAGCGTGGATAAAAAGACGAAGCACCAGAAGTCACCAAAGCTTCACTCTTTGTCGACGTTACAAAGTGTGGCCAATAAGCGGTGGAAGTACAGCCCGTCCCAGGTGCTGAAGACGATGCAAAAGCTGTACGAGAAGCGTCTCGTGACCTATCCGCGTACAGATTGTAATTACATTACAGATAGCGAATTCTCATACTTGGTGAAGAACTTAGGTCGCTATCAGGAAGCAATGAACGTATCGTTTACCCCTGGCTCAACAAGACCAAGTAAACGTTACGTCGATAGCAGCAAAGTCCAAGAACACTATGCCATCATCCCGACCAAAACCGTACCGACTCAAAACAAGATCAACGGACTAAGCCGGGAAGAGAAAAACATTTATAGTGAAATCATGTTGAACACGCTCGCCATGTTCCATGAAGATTATGTGTATGAAGAAACGACCATTATGACGGATGTAAAAGGTCTAGCATTCAAATCAACAGGCCGTACGGAAGTGAAGCGTGGCTGGAAGGAACTCTTCCCGCAGCCTACTAAGTCCAAGCAGGAGAAAGATGCACTATTACCTGAAGTGAAAAACGGGGAAGAAGTAGGGGCCCGCGTTCATATCAAGGAAAGTATGACGCAGCCGCCAAAGCCATACACAGAAGGTCAATTGATTAATATGATGAAAACGTGCGGGAAGCTTATTGATAACGAAGAAGATGTCGAGATCCTAAAAGAAGTCGAAGGACTCGGCACAGAAGCAACTCGCTCTGGTATCATTGAAACGATCAAAGCTCAGAAGTATATCGAAGTAAAGAAAAACGTGGTTTATGTGACGGAGAAGGGGATCACCTTATGTGAAGCGATTGAAGGAACCCTTCTATCGAGTCCTGCGATGACCGCTAAATGGGAATCCTATCTGAAGAAGATTGGAAATGGACAAGGATCTAAACAAACCTTTATTAAACAAACGAATCAGTTCATTTACAAACTTATTGAAGAAACCCCTGCATCCATTGAGAAAGTTCAAGTTCGTGATACGGGAGAGAGCAATAAGAAGAAATACAACACCCCGATTGCCAAATGCCCAGCCTGTCCAACAGGGTCGATCGTGGACCGCTATAAATTTTATGGCTGTTCTGCTTATAAGGAAGGGTGTAAAGTATCCTTCCCGAAAAAACTTGCAGGGAAGACGTTAACTCAGAATATGATTAAAACGCTCTGCGAGAAAAAGCAGACGAAAGTGCTGAAAGGATTTAAGGGGAAGAAGCCGTTTAGCACGGCCCTTAAGTTGGATCAGGAATATAAGATTAAGTTTGATTTTGAGAAGAAAGCTTAA
- a CDS encoding lysozyme inhibitor LprI family protein codes for MRKHQTSTILALMILVLAACSNDSGAQSQDEPSNDTTIQTQNEEDGLETSDNTTSTDSNGTSDEETEEDEELESMKTKYLTELNKMNDADHMAEAKTTMVEMEKQEQARYEKWDKKLNEIYGVLEEQLSQEEMDQLREKQRKWIRYRDEAAKEASLKYEGGSTERLEYVATEASLTRERCFELVAHYM; via the coding sequence ATGAGGAAACATCAAACGAGTACAATCCTTGCGCTAATGATTCTAGTACTAGCTGCCTGTAGTAATGATTCTGGAGCTCAATCTCAGGACGAGCCTTCAAATGACACGACTATTCAAACTCAGAATGAGGAAGATGGATTAGAAACAAGCGACAATACCACTTCGACAGACTCCAACGGAACAAGTGATGAAGAAACAGAAGAAGATGAAGAACTAGAAAGTATGAAGACCAAATATCTCACTGAATTAAACAAAATGAACGACGCAGACCATATGGCGGAAGCTAAAACAACCATGGTCGAGATGGAGAAGCAAGAACAAGCGAGATATGAAAAGTGGGATAAGAAGTTGAATGAAATTTATGGAGTACTAGAGGAGCAACTTTCTCAAGAGGAGATGGACCAATTAAGAGAAAAACAGCGTAAATGGATTCGTTACCGAGACGAAGCTGCAAAAGAAGCTTCCCTGAAATATGAAGGGGGTTCTACAGAGCGATTAGAATATGTAGCTACAGAAGCCAGTTTAACAAGGGAAAGATGCTTTGAACTGGTGGCCCATTATATGTAG
- a CDS encoding alkyl/aryl-sulfatase, which produces MEQNHHDQFEAKLTPFRKGATKKTEKINECIKKNIFWERLKVEQEWATRNVLKNVLLPVIKPDDSLLPVWDLKRYDFLLNDKLPSSVNPKLWYQGKLNLNAGLFQVTENIYQVRGFDLANLSIIRGKTGWIVIDCLTSRETAEAAFELIDSYFGKVPVSAIIFSHSHVDHYGGVDGVLNSGTTDDVKIYAPSGFLSAALEENVTAGVAMSRRGFYMYGEILPRGEKGQIDSGIGKYVSTGVVTLVNSAEEISPLANESFVEKMIDGVKFQFQITPDTEAPAEMNMFVPEEKSLCIAENCTASLHNIYTLRGAEVRDPVAWAKYIQQAIDLFGEQLTSVFEVHNWPRHGRVYCIDYMEKQRDMYQYINDQTLRLINQGYTMDEVGRMVAFPKSLQEEWFNSSFYGTVNHNSKAVYQKYIGWYNGNPVDLNKLLPEDSSKKYVEFMGGEDEVIKKAKKSFREGEYQWVAEVTKHVIFANPSNKKARYLCADALEQLGYIAESGPWRNEYLMGAQELRYGIIPIQQSTITAEVLDVMTLEQVLNMLSIRINGLIAGDYDFKLNFIIPDRKEQALTEVKRGIFRYLSDEIKEDQVKVIMNKKTLYELATTNNRSSPFFYKSDRRYSKVASIPMGS; this is translated from the coding sequence ATGGAGCAAAATCATCATGATCAGTTCGAAGCGAAACTCACCCCTTTTCGAAAAGGTGCCACGAAGAAAACAGAAAAAATCAATGAATGCATAAAAAAGAATATTTTCTGGGAAAGACTGAAGGTTGAACAGGAATGGGCAACGCGAAACGTACTAAAAAACGTCCTCCTTCCCGTTATTAAACCAGATGATTCACTTCTTCCTGTTTGGGATTTAAAGCGTTATGATTTCCTGCTGAACGATAAACTCCCCTCATCCGTGAACCCAAAACTCTGGTATCAAGGAAAATTGAACTTAAACGCCGGTCTATTTCAAGTGACAGAAAACATTTATCAGGTTAGAGGATTCGATCTGGCTAATTTGAGCATTATTCGCGGAAAGACAGGTTGGATTGTGATCGATTGTCTTACAAGTAGAGAGACGGCAGAAGCTGCTTTTGAATTAATCGATAGTTATTTTGGTAAGGTTCCGGTTAGTGCGATCATTTTCTCTCATTCACACGTCGATCATTATGGTGGTGTTGATGGAGTTCTTAATAGTGGAACCACCGATGATGTTAAGATTTATGCACCGAGCGGTTTTTTGAGTGCCGCCTTAGAGGAGAATGTAACAGCAGGAGTGGCGATGTCGAGACGAGGATTTTATATGTATGGTGAAATACTACCTCGTGGAGAAAAAGGTCAAATAGATAGCGGCATAGGGAAATATGTATCAACGGGAGTTGTAACTTTAGTGAATTCTGCTGAAGAAATTTCACCTTTAGCAAATGAATCTTTCGTGGAGAAGATGATTGATGGTGTAAAGTTTCAATTCCAAATCACCCCGGATACAGAAGCACCGGCTGAAATGAACATGTTTGTGCCTGAGGAAAAGAGCCTTTGCATTGCAGAGAATTGTACAGCATCGCTCCATAACATATATACATTACGAGGAGCTGAAGTGCGAGATCCTGTCGCATGGGCGAAGTACATCCAACAAGCCATTGATCTATTTGGGGAACAATTGACATCTGTATTCGAAGTGCATAATTGGCCACGTCACGGAAGAGTATACTGCATTGATTATATGGAAAAGCAGCGAGACATGTACCAATATATTAATGATCAGACCTTAAGGTTGATTAATCAAGGTTACACCATGGATGAAGTTGGAAGAATGGTTGCCTTCCCTAAAAGTTTACAAGAGGAATGGTTCAATAGCTCATTCTATGGAACGGTAAACCACAACTCTAAAGCGGTTTACCAAAAATATATAGGATGGTATAACGGAAACCCAGTCGATTTAAATAAGCTCTTACCGGAAGATTCGTCAAAAAAATATGTGGAATTTATGGGTGGAGAAGATGAAGTTATCAAGAAAGCAAAGAAAAGCTTCAGAGAAGGAGAATACCAATGGGTTGCTGAAGTAACCAAGCACGTCATCTTCGCAAACCCATCTAATAAAAAAGCCAGGTACCTTTGTGCAGATGCCTTGGAACAACTTGGATACATCGCAGAATCCGGGCCATGGCGGAATGAATATTTGATGGGGGCTCAAGAGCTTCGTTATGGCATTATTCCTATACAGCAGTCCACAATCACCGCAGAAGTACTAGACGTTATGACGCTAGAACAAGTATTGAACATGTTAAGCATTCGAATAAACGGATTGATCGCCGGGGACTATGACTTTAAATTGAACTTCATTATTCCGGATAGGAAAGAACAAGCTTTAACGGAGGTTAAACGAGGGATTTTCCGATATCTATCCGATGAAATAAAAGAAGATCAAGTGAAGGTCATTATGAATAAGAAGACTTTGTATGAGTTGGCCACCACGAACAACCGCTCTTCCCCCTTCTTCTATAAAAGTGATAGGAGATATTCAAAAGTGGCATCAATTCCTATGGGCTCTTGA
- a CDS encoding MarR family winged helix-turn-helix transcriptional regulator — translation MAEDHLKLENQICFSIYATAREVTKLYKPLLEELNVTYPQYLVLLVLWEEDGITVKEMGHRLYLDSGTLTPMLKRMETAGLVFRERSKHDERSVVVRLTEEGKKAEQTADSIPYQLIDQLDMGQEELKQFKASMVKILQSVHQKNES, via the coding sequence ATGGCTGAAGACCATTTAAAATTAGAAAATCAAATTTGTTTCTCGATCTATGCAACAGCTCGGGAAGTAACGAAATTGTATAAACCTCTCTTAGAGGAGTTAAATGTGACGTATCCTCAATACTTAGTACTTCTCGTATTGTGGGAAGAAGATGGCATTACCGTGAAGGAAATGGGGCACCGCCTTTACTTAGATTCAGGGACGCTAACCCCGATGCTTAAGCGAATGGAAACAGCAGGGCTTGTATTCCGTGAAAGGTCAAAGCACGATGAACGTAGTGTTGTGGTGCGCTTAACAGAAGAAGGGAAGAAGGCTGAACAAACCGCTGACTCGATTCCATATCAATTGATTGATCAGCTAGATATGGGTCAAGAGGAGCTGAAGCAGTTCAAAGCATCCATGGTGAAGATACTTCAAAGTGTTCATCAGAAGAATGAATCATAA